In the Oryzias latipes chromosome 23, ASM223467v1 genome, one interval contains:
- the LOC111946928 gene encoding uncharacterized protein LOC111946928, with translation MTSKKTFKFQRTIYSTAEHCCVPLCQASSKYNSLLSFHTFPSDAEIRRKWLVAIRRDKFTVTPHTRVCSRHFNKDDVREPLSETGRRLLNKGAVPALFEWNNFTLPTSRPGVWERRERPPPMTEDDGDAGEKADIPMDHDYASASDPAVVDLALDDNMSLRDEILKLREHVEKLTMNQRFGIHRFAASDKDIRFFTRFASYDLLMRFWALIEPSLPNMVSVTQAQRGTFTEPSSTVTRFLQPIDEMFMFLNYLALGSKQRDLADRYGVHQSTVSRIITTWSNFLYTVLGSVRIWIPEEKIRAHLPAEFKDYADTTVILDCTELRCQCPSSPLLQSEMFSAYKSHCTLKGLLGVAPHGAVTFISQLYAGSISDKQITRESGILSLLRPGMAIMVDRGFLVDDLVPCKIYRPAFLSGRSQMSACEVRETQAIARLRVHVERLIRRVKEHKFFDTEIPLRLFGNINQLYTVACLLTNYENGPLVKAWAKKPE, from the exons ATGACTAGTAAGAAAACGTTCAAATTTCAGCGAACAATCTATAGTACAGCCGAGCATTGCTGTGTGCCTCTGTGTCAAGCTTCGAGCAAGTACAACAGTTTACTTAGTTTTCATACATTTCCATCTGACGCGGAAATCAGGCGAAAATGGCTTGTAGCTATCCGGAGGGACAAATTCACAGTTACTCCCCATACCCGAGTATGTAGCCGACATTTTAACAAGGATGATGTTCGTGAGCCCTTATCAGAGACGGGGAGGCGGCTATTAAACAAGGGAGCTGTCCCAGCACTGTTTGAGTGGAACAAtttcacccttcccacttcaCGACCGGGGGTGTGGGAGAGGAGAGAGCGTCCGCCTCCGATGACGGAGGATGACGGCGACGCAGGCGAGAAAGCTGATATCCCTATGGACCACGACTACGCTTCGGCTTCAGATCCTGCAGTTGTTGATTTAGCCCTTGATGACAACATGTCTCTCAGAGATGAGATTCTCAAGCTGAGGGAACACGTCGAGAAGCTGACAATGAATCAGCGCTTTGGAATTCATCGTTTTGCTGCCTCAGACAAGGACATACGTTTTTTCACAAG atttgcATCCTATGACCTGCTGATGAGATTCTGGGCCTTAATAGAGCCATCACTGCCAAATATGGTCAGTGTGACACAAGCACAGAGAGGCACCTTTACAGAGCCAAGTTCCACTGTA aCTCGTTTCCTGCAGCCCATTGATGAGATGTTCATGTTTCTCAATTACCTGGCACTGGGTTCAAAACAGCGTGATCTTGCTGACCGGTATGGAGTCCACCAGTCCACAGTCAGTCGGATCATTACAACATGGAGCAACTTTCTGTACACTGTGCTAGGGTCTGTGAGGATCTGGATACCAGAGGAGAAAATAAGGGCACATCTGCCAGCTGAGTTTAAGGACTATGCAGACACTACAGTCATCCTGGACTGCACAGAGCTAAGGTGCCAGTGCCCTTCATCACCTCTTCTCCAAAGTGAAATGTTCTCAGCATACAAGTCCCACTGTACTCTCAAAGGGCTGCTTGGAGTGGCTCCTCATGGGGCGGTCACATTTATTTCTCAACTGTACGCTGGTTCCATCAGTGACAAACAGATCACGCGTGAGTCTGGAATTCTCTCCCTTTTGAGACCTGGAATGGCCATCATGGTCGACCGAGGTTTTCTGGTTGATGACCTTGTACCTTGCAAGATTTATAGGCCAGCATTTCTCTCTGGAAGATCCCAGATGTCTGCCTGTGAGGTCAGGGAGACCCAAGCAATTGCACGCCTCAGGGTGCATGTTGAGCGCCTCATACGGCGTGTTAAGGAACACAAGTTCTTTGACACAGAGATTCCACTTCGGCTTTTTGGCAACATTAATCAGCTGTATACTGTTGCATGTCTTCTGACGAACTATGAAAACGGGCCTCTTGTAAAGGCTTGGGCAAAGAAGCCAGAGTAG
- the ing3 gene encoding inhibitor of growth protein 3 isoform X1, whose product MLYLEDYLEMIEQLPMDLRDRFTEMREMDLQVQNATDQLEQRVIDFFINAKKNKPEWREEQMEVIKKDYYKALEDADEKVQLANQIYDLVDRHLRKLDQELAKFKMELEADNAGITEILERRSLEMDSPSQPVNNHHMHSHITAEKRKCSAPAHHTVEHIPEKKFKSEALLSTLTSDPSKENTPGCRTNSMSASTNSAYSLNSSQPLASYNLSALPAGPGAGAGAITLAAAQAVQATAQMKEGRRTSSLKASYEAIKNNDFQLGREFSVSRDGSYSSSALASTLTQTLTPSTTSDSRGRKSKSNIKSSSHQSSSSSSSSLSSCSSSSALAQELSQQASALPEAEANSQVDWTYDPNEPRYCICNQVSYGEMVGCDNTDCPIEWFHYGCVGLTEAPKGKWYCPQCTAAMKRRGSRHK is encoded by the exons ATGCTGTACCTAGAAGATTACCTTGAGA TGATCGAGCAGCTTCCCATGGACCTCCGCGATAGGTTCACGGAAATGCGGGAGATGGACCTGCAGGTGCAGA ACGCCACAGACCAGCTGGAGCAGAGGGTCATTGATTTCTTCATCAATGCAAAGAAGAACAAACCTGAGTGGAGAGAGGAGCAAATGGAGGTTATCAAGAAG GATTATTACAAGGCCCTGGAGGACGCAGATGAGAAAGTACAGCTGGCCAATCAGATTTATGATCTG GTGGACCGGCACCTGCGGAAACTGGACCAGGAGCTGGCCAAGTTCAAAATGGAGCTGGAGGCAGACAATGCCGGCATCACAGAGATCCTGGAGAGAC GGTCACTGGAGATGGACAGTCCCTCCCAGCCGGTCAACAACCATCACATGCACTCGCACATAACAGCCGAGA AGAGGAAGTGCAGCGCCCCCGCCCACCACACGGTGGAGCACATTCCTGAGAAGAAGTTCAAGTCTGAGGCTCTGCTGTCTACACTCACCTCGGATCCGTCCAAGGAGAACACGCCAG GTTGCCGCACCAACAGCATGTCTGCATCCACCAACAGCGCCTACAGCCTCAACTCCTCTCAGCCCCTGGCTTCCTACAACCTGAGCGCTCTGCCCGCAGGACCCGGGGCCGGCGCCGGCGCCATCACCTTGGCGGCGGCGCAGGCCGTACAGGCCACAGCCCAG ATGAAGGAAGGCCGCCGGACCTCCAGCCTCAAAGCCAGCTACGAGGCCATCAAGAACAACGACTTCCAGCTGGGCCGAGAGTTCTCCGTGTCCCGGGACGGCTCCTACTCCTCCTCCGCCCTGGCCTCCACCCTCACCCAGACGCTCACTCCCAGCACCACCTCTGACTCCAGAGGTCGGAAGTCAAA GAGCAACATCAAGTCTTCCAGTCACcagtcctcctcttcctcctcctcctccctgtcctcctgctcctcctcctcggcACTGGCTCAGGAGCTCTCTCAGCAGGCGTCGGCGCTGCCGGAAGCTGAGGCTAACAGCCAAGTGGACTGGACCTACGACCCCAACGAGCCCCGGTACTGCATCTGCAACCAG GTGTCTTATGGGGAGATGGTTGGCTGTGACAACACAGAT tgtcccATCGAGTGGTTCCACTATGGCTGTGTGGGCCTGACCGAGGCGCCCAAAGGGAAGTGGTACTGTCCACAGTGCACGGCCGCCATGAAGAGGAGGGGCAGCCGCCACAAATAG
- the ing3 gene encoding inhibitor of growth protein 3 isoform X2, giving the protein MIEQLPMDLRDRFTEMREMDLQVQNATDQLEQRVIDFFINAKKNKPEWREEQMEVIKKDYYKALEDADEKVQLANQIYDLVDRHLRKLDQELAKFKMELEADNAGITEILERRSLEMDSPSQPVNNHHMHSHITAEKRKCSAPAHHTVEHIPEKKFKSEALLSTLTSDPSKENTPGCRTNSMSASTNSAYSLNSSQPLASYNLSALPAGPGAGAGAITLAAAQAVQATAQMKEGRRTSSLKASYEAIKNNDFQLGREFSVSRDGSYSSSALASTLTQTLTPSTTSDSRGRKSKSNIKSSSHQSSSSSSSSLSSCSSSSALAQELSQQASALPEAEANSQVDWTYDPNEPRYCICNQVSYGEMVGCDNTDCPIEWFHYGCVGLTEAPKGKWYCPQCTAAMKRRGSRHK; this is encoded by the exons a TGATCGAGCAGCTTCCCATGGACCTCCGCGATAGGTTCACGGAAATGCGGGAGATGGACCTGCAGGTGCAGA ACGCCACAGACCAGCTGGAGCAGAGGGTCATTGATTTCTTCATCAATGCAAAGAAGAACAAACCTGAGTGGAGAGAGGAGCAAATGGAGGTTATCAAGAAG GATTATTACAAGGCCCTGGAGGACGCAGATGAGAAAGTACAGCTGGCCAATCAGATTTATGATCTG GTGGACCGGCACCTGCGGAAACTGGACCAGGAGCTGGCCAAGTTCAAAATGGAGCTGGAGGCAGACAATGCCGGCATCACAGAGATCCTGGAGAGAC GGTCACTGGAGATGGACAGTCCCTCCCAGCCGGTCAACAACCATCACATGCACTCGCACATAACAGCCGAGA AGAGGAAGTGCAGCGCCCCCGCCCACCACACGGTGGAGCACATTCCTGAGAAGAAGTTCAAGTCTGAGGCTCTGCTGTCTACACTCACCTCGGATCCGTCCAAGGAGAACACGCCAG GTTGCCGCACCAACAGCATGTCTGCATCCACCAACAGCGCCTACAGCCTCAACTCCTCTCAGCCCCTGGCTTCCTACAACCTGAGCGCTCTGCCCGCAGGACCCGGGGCCGGCGCCGGCGCCATCACCTTGGCGGCGGCGCAGGCCGTACAGGCCACAGCCCAG ATGAAGGAAGGCCGCCGGACCTCCAGCCTCAAAGCCAGCTACGAGGCCATCAAGAACAACGACTTCCAGCTGGGCCGAGAGTTCTCCGTGTCCCGGGACGGCTCCTACTCCTCCTCCGCCCTGGCCTCCACCCTCACCCAGACGCTCACTCCCAGCACCACCTCTGACTCCAGAGGTCGGAAGTCAAA GAGCAACATCAAGTCTTCCAGTCACcagtcctcctcttcctcctcctcctccctgtcctcctgctcctcctcctcggcACTGGCTCAGGAGCTCTCTCAGCAGGCGTCGGCGCTGCCGGAAGCTGAGGCTAACAGCCAAGTGGACTGGACCTACGACCCCAACGAGCCCCGGTACTGCATCTGCAACCAG GTGTCTTATGGGGAGATGGTTGGCTGTGACAACACAGAT tgtcccATCGAGTGGTTCCACTATGGCTGTGTGGGCCTGACCGAGGCGCCCAAAGGGAAGTGGTACTGTCCACAGTGCACGGCCGCCATGAAGAGGAGGGGCAGCCGCCACAAATAG
- the LOC111946929 gene encoding uncharacterized protein LOC111946929, with protein MFSRSGVLQMWCSPDVVFSRRGVLQVWCSPGVVFSRCGVLQTRCSPDVVFSRCDVFQKRCSPDVVFSRRGVLQVWCSPVVMFSRCGVLQTRCSPDVVLSRRGVLQAWCSPGVVFSSCDVLQMWCSPDAMFSSCDVLQMWCSPNAMFSRRGVLQVWCSQGVMFSRRDVLQTWCSPDVVFSSCDVLQMWCSPDAMFSRRGVLQVWCSQGVMFSRRDVLQKRCSPDVVFSRRDVLQTRCSPDVVFSRCGVLQTWCSPEAVFSRCGVLQKRCSPGVMFSRRDVLQTWCSPDVVFSRRGASFLKVAYAQKKAYATLYAIVEIYKKQT; from the exons ATGTTTTCCAGAAGCGGTGTTCTCCAGATGTGGTGTTCTCCAGACGTGGTGTTCTCCAGGCGTGGTGTTCTCCAGGTGTGGTGTTCTCCAGGTGTGGTGTTCTCCAGATGTGGTGTTCTCCAGACGCGATGTTCTCCAGACGTGGTGTTCTCCAGGTGTGATGTTTTCCAGAAGCGGTGTTCTCCAGACGTGGTGTTCTCCAGGCGTGGTGTTCTCCAGGTGTGGTGTTCTCCAGTTGTGATGTTCTCCAGATGTGGTGTTCTCCAGACGCGATGTTCTCCAGACGTGGTGTTGTCCAGACGTGGTGTTCTCCAGGCGTGGTGTTCTCCAGGTGTGGTGTTCTCCAGTTGTGATGTTCTCCAGATGTGGTGTTCTCCAGACGCGATGTTCTCCAGTTGTGATGTTCTCCAGATGTGGTGTTCTCCAAACGCGATGTTCTCCAGACGTGGTGTTCTCCAGGTGTGGTGTTCTCAAG GTGTGATGTTCTCCAGACGCGATGTTCTCCAGACGTGGTGTTCTCCAGACGTGGTGTTCTCCAG TTGTGATGTTCTCCAGATGTGGTGTTCTCCAGACGCGATGTTCTCCAGACGTGGTGTTCTCCAGGTGTGGTGTTCTCAAGGTGTGATGTTCTCCAGACGCGATGTTCTCCAGAAGCGGTGTTCTCCAGATGTGGTGTTCTCCAGACGCGATGTTCTCCAGACGCGATGTTCTCCAGACGTGGTGTTCTCCAGATGTGGTGTTCTCCAGACGTGGTGTTCTCCAGAAGCGGTGTTCTCCAGGTGTGGTGTTCTCCAGAAGCGGTGTTCTCCAGGTGTGATGTTCTCCAGACGCGATGTTCTCCAGACGTGGTGTTCTCCAGACGTGGTGTTCTCCAGACgtggggcctcatttctaaaggttgcgtacgcacaaaagaaggcgtacgccactctctacgcaatagttgagatttataaaaagcaaacttga